AAAACTTGTTTTAAAAATCAAAAATGGCACTTTCCCACTTCCTGATAGAGAATTTTTAAATGTGAACATTCCTCCAGACGTAAAAGAGGCAAAAATGCTAGTAACTTATGCCGGCTACAGGTTTTATGCAAATGATTCACATGTACATAGAAATCCAAGAGGAGAAGAGCACTATTGGTTGGGCTTGCACCCTTTAAATTTTTCTCCAAGAGTCGGCAATATCGGGGTGAGTGATTATGAGGCGATAAGAGACGGAAATATCTCTATAACTCCAATTCAGCTTGATATGAGTGCATATAAAAGTATGAGCAGACTTCAAGATTGGATTGATTAACAGAGTATGAAGCATGAGCGTATAAAACAACTTCTTAAAGACGATTTCACAAAACTGCAAAACGCTAGAGTACTTCTTTTAGGCGTTGGCGGAGTTGGCGGTCACTGCCTTGATTGCCTTATCCGTAGTGGAGTTCGTGATATTACAATCGTGGACTATGACATATATGATGAGTCAAATCAAAATCGTCAATTGTGGTCAGAGTTACATGTAGGGGAATTAAAGACAGAGGCTCTTCAAAAGCACTATCCAGATATAAAAATAATTAATGTACATGTAGAGGAGCAATGGGTTAGAGATTTTGACTTTTCACAATATGATGTTGTTTTGGATGCTATAGATAATACTCGTGCCAAACTTGCTCTAGCACAGGCGTGTTACAGAAAACTAATCTCATCATTTGGCTCTGCAAAACGCTTAGACCCCACAAAAGTACAAGTGGCAGATATCTGGAAAAGTGCCGGAGACCCGCTTGGTAAAAAGATAAGACGAGAGTTAACTAGAAGAAAATTCAAAAGTAAGTATAAAGTGATATTTAGCTCAGAAGAGGCTGTTGTTACAGAAAATAAAGGAAGTTTTGTAGGAGTAACTGCAACTTTTGGGCTTACTATGTGTGCAGAAGCGATTAAAAAGATAAGAGGTTTATAAGATGTTAAGGGTAAAAACAGTTGTTTGATTTTGTAAGCAGTGATTGGTTCACAATAACTTTAGAGGTAGTTTTTCTTATTTTTATAGCGTATGATTTAAAGAAGTATTTTGAGACTAAGAAGAGAGAGTATATAGTAAATATTGTATTGACTTTTGCTTTTTTTGTTTGGGCGATAGTCCCTTTTTACAATAGTTATATGACGTGGGAAGATAAAGATAAAACAGAGCTGATATCTACATGTAAGAAAGAGAATAATGAAACATTGTGCAACTGTTTGGATGATAAAATTTTTAAAGAGTATACGTATGATGAGTTTAAAAATATAGATAAAAACGGCACAGAATTTAAAGCATTTGTAAAAGAGGCAAAAGAGGAGTGTTTAGATGATTCATGGTTCTAAAGAAATAAACAATTTTGATGAAAAGCTTACATGCGAGGGCATTATTGGCGATGGTTGTGGCGGTGGCAGACTTTTCACAATAAACGAAAATAAGCTCAAAGCTTACGATCCACAAAGTAAAACTACTATAATACTATTAGAAAATATTTATAAGCCAATCTCAATAAGTAAGAGAGGGTGCACTATTTTTATTACATGTAAAGATGAAAACATTGAGTTTGACCTTTCAAGCATGAGTAAACTAAACCATAACCTATAAAGTCTATTTAACTATATTATTGATATACTTCACCATAAATCTAACATAACAAACCATAAGGAAATAGATAAATGATAAAAAAGTTACTACTGATTGTTACGGTTGCTTTAACATCTTTCGCATATGAAATAGTTGTAAATGAGACAATAAAACTTGAAAAAAAATCTACTCTAACAAGAGATGATTCAAGTAATATAATAACTGATAGTACGACGGGTATGATGTGGAAAGATGACTATAAAGTACAAAAAACGTGGAGTGAGGCAAAATCCTATTGTGAAGATTTAGTGATGAGTGGATATGAAGACTGGAGACTGCCAGCTATTAATGAACTTGAGAGTATTGCTGATTACACTATGCATAAACCGGCAATAAAAACTGGTTTTGACAATGTCACTTCTCACATTTACTGGTCATCATCTACTGACGTCTCAAACAACAATGATGCATGGTACCTCCTTTTTGAAAATGGTCGTTCATATACCCTTGATAAGTCAAATAGTTATAATGTTAAGTGTGTTAGAACACAGCAGAAGAAGCCATCAGAAATAAAGAGAAAAGGTGATATTGTTACTGATAGTGATACAGGGATAATGTGGCAAGATAACAGCGAAACTGCAAGTTTACAAAAAGATTACAACGGTGCTAAAAAGTATTGTGAAAATCTGGCGTTAGATGGGAAAGACGATTGGTATTTACCGACAGTAGAACAACTTCTGACAATAACAGATAAAGAAAAGATTAATCCATCTGTAAGAAAAGGGTTTAATAGCACCGCTTCTGAAGGCTATTGGTCATCATCTATACATGCCTCACATCAAGAGAGAGTCTGGTATGTACACTTTGGTTACGGTTTTTCCAGTGACTACGGCAGTAAAGAGGATAATCGTCATGTGAGATGTGCAAGAGCAGGAAATCACAATGGCTTAAGTTTTAATAGTTTGGTTTCAAAATTGGTTGAAGAGGAGATGCAAACTATTCCAAAGCCATCAACTAGAAAACATCTTGAAGATAGAGTCTTGAGAAAAGCTATCGAGATAACCTGGGGTAAACCAATACTCACAAATTTTGAATATAACGGAAGAAAAGGTTATTTTACTGCAAGTTTGTCTTTTGAAGGAAAGTTAGATTTTGAGCAAGAAATTTCTATAGATGTAAGTAAAAAAGAGCACATAAGCTTTAAGAGAAACTTCAAAACATTAAAACCAGAGGCAGTTTTTGAGTATGATGGCAGCAGCGTAACACTTAAAGATGTGAGAGTTTTATATGAAGCAAAGTCTTACTCAATGAAGTTTGTAAACAAAAAAATAGAAAATATTAAAGAGGCTGTAAGCATCAGTAATGATATTAAGTTTGATTAATTATAAAAAATAAACACTAAAAGAGAATAGTTATGGAAAAAGTTGAACCTATGACTCTGTTTGGATATGAAAAACTCCAAGCAGAAGTAAAAAATTTAAAAGAGGTAAAAAGACCTCAAGTTGTCAGAGATATAGAAGAAGCATTAGAACATGGTGATTTAAAAGAAAATGCAGAGTACCACGCGGCAAAAGAGCAGCAAAGACACATTGACGGGCGACTGCAAGACCTTGCCGACATTATAGGGTGTGCAAAAATTGTCGATCCATCTGAGCTTACACACTCTCGCATTAGTTTTGGTTCGACAATTATGATGACAGACATGAACACTGATGAAGAGATAGTATATACTATAGTCGGTGGATGTGAGAGCAACCCTGATATGGGGCTAATATCATTTGGTTCGCCTTTGGCAAAACAACTTTTAGGAAAAGTTGAGGGTGATGAGGTAAAGGTTAGATTGCCAGGCGGCGAGAAAGAGTTTGAGATAAACGAGGTTAGATACCAGGAGATAGTCTTTGAGTGTAATTAATGTAGGGATAATCGGAGCTAGCGGTTATACAGGGCTAGAGCTTGTTAAAATACTTATAAAGCATCCAAAATTCAATCTATCTTACGTTGCAAACTCTGAGGGTGGAGTAATGCTGAGTGATCTTCACCCATCTTTGAGCGGAGTTTATGAGTGCAAGGTTTTAAAAACTGATGTTGATGAGTTGGCACAAGAGTGTGAACTTGTATTTTTAGCAGTTCCTCATCAGACCGCTATGGCTTACGTGAAACCACTTATAGCAAAAGGTGTTAAAGTGGTTGATTTATCTGCCGACTATAGACTTACACAAGATTTATATGAAGAATTTTATTGTCCTCACACAGATGTCCAAAATTTATCACATGCAGTCTATGGACTTCCTGAGATTAACCGTGAAGCTTTAAAGAGTGCAAAACTTGTGGCAAATCCAGGGTGTTTTCCAACTTCTGCAATTTTAGGACTTTTACCTTTTATGGAAAAAAGACTGAAAAATACACCTATTATTATAGATGCAAAAACAGGCGTAAGCGGAGCAGGAAAAAAGC
The sequence above is drawn from the Candidatus Sulfurimonas baltica genome and encodes:
- the greA gene encoding transcription elongation factor GreA, which gives rise to MEKVEPMTLFGYEKLQAEVKNLKEVKRPQVVRDIEEALEHGDLKENAEYHAAKEQQRHIDGRLQDLADIIGCAKIVDPSELTHSRISFGSTIMMTDMNTDEEIVYTIVGGCESNPDMGLISFGSPLAKQLLGKVEGDEVKVRLPGGEKEFEINEVRYQEIVFECN
- the argC gene encoding N-acetyl-gamma-glutamyl-phosphate reductase, with protein sequence MSVINVGIIGASGYTGLELVKILIKHPKFNLSYVANSEGGVMLSDLHPSLSGVYECKVLKTDVDELAQECELVFLAVPHQTAMAYVKPLIAKGVKVVDLSADYRLTQDLYEEFYCPHTDVQNLSHAVYGLPEINREALKSAKLVANPGCFPTSAILGLLPFMEKRLKNTPIIIDAKTGVSGAGKKLSDVTHFVNVNDNLFAYNPLMHRHAPEIAQKLHVDFDEVNFVPYLVPVTRGMISSIYIQVSGDFDAFELLREFYKDEQHVRVCKNPVDMKSVSGTNFCDIYVKQKGSVLFISSAIDNLMRGASSQAVVNANIMMGVDESAGIPNIAYVP
- a CDS encoding DUF1566 domain-containing protein, with the translated sequence MIKKLLLIVTVALTSFAYEIVVNETIKLEKKSTLTRDDSSNIITDSTTGMMWKDDYKVQKTWSEAKSYCEDLVMSGYEDWRLPAINELESIADYTMHKPAIKTGFDNVTSHIYWSSSTDVSNNNDAWYLLFENGRSYTLDKSNSYNVKCVRTQQKKPSEIKRKGDIVTDSDTGIMWQDNSETASLQKDYNGAKKYCENLALDGKDDWYLPTVEQLLTITDKEKINPSVRKGFNSTASEGYWSSSIHASHQERVWYVHFGYGFSSDYGSKEDNRHVRCARAGNHNGLSFNSLVSKLVEEEMQTIPKPSTRKHLEDRVLRKAIEITWGKPILTNFEYNGRKGYFTASLSFEGKLDFEQEISIDVSKKEHISFKRNFKTLKPEAVFEYDGSSVTLKDVRVLYEAKSYSMKFVNKKIENIKEAVSISNDIKFD
- a CDS encoding tRNA threonylcarbamoyladenosine dehydratase — encoded protein: MKHERIKQLLKDDFTKLQNARVLLLGVGGVGGHCLDCLIRSGVRDITIVDYDIYDESNQNRQLWSELHVGELKTEALQKHYPDIKIINVHVEEQWVRDFDFSQYDVVLDAIDNTRAKLALAQACYRKLISSFGSAKRLDPTKVQVADIWKSAGDPLGKKIRRELTRRKFKSKYKVIFSSEEAVVTENKGSFVGVTATFGLTMCAEAIKKIRGL
- a CDS encoding thiamine biosynthesis protein ThiF, producing the protein MIHGSKEINNFDEKLTCEGIIGDGCGGGRLFTINENKLKAYDPQSKTTIILLENIYKPISISKRGCTIFITCKDENIEFDLSSMSKLNHNL